In a single window of the Anaerocolumna cellulosilytica genome:
- the trxA gene encoding thioredoxin translates to MSVLTITKNNFDAEVKNSSQPVLLDFWASWCGPCKMVSPIIDEIAKENSDIKVGKVNVDEESELAGDFKVMSIPTLVVIKDGKVHNTTVGVQSKQNILKLLD, encoded by the coding sequence ATGAGTGTACTAACAATTACAAAAAATAATTTTGATGCTGAGGTTAAGAATTCCTCCCAACCAGTCCTCTTAGATTTCTGGGCATCCTGGTGCGGTCCCTGTAAGATGGTATCTCCTATCATAGACGAGATTGCAAAAGAAAATTCAGATATTAAAGTTGGAAAGGTAAACGTTGACGAAGAATCTGAACTTGCAGGTGATTTTAAGGTAATGTCCATTCCTACCCTGGTAGTAATTAAAGATGGCAAGGTTCATAATACAACGGTTGGTGTTCAATCCAAACAAAACATCTTAAAGCTTTTGGATTAA
- a CDS encoding thioredoxin family protein, translating into MKEIKMFVTSWCPYCQKARLFMEELYEENPNYRNLKIQIIDEELETEVANQYDYYYVPTFYLEGTKFNEGAIGKEKIKELFEAAK; encoded by the coding sequence ATGAAGGAAATAAAAATGTTTGTTACCAGCTGGTGTCCCTATTGTCAAAAGGCACGTCTTTTTATGGAAGAATTATATGAGGAGAATCCAAACTATCGTAACCTTAAGATTCAGATAATTGATGAAGAATTAGAGACAGAAGTGGCAAACCAATATGATTATTATTATGTACCCACCTTTTATTTAGAGGGTACTAAATTTAATGAAGGTGCCATTGGAAAAGAGAAAATAAAGGAACTGTTTGAAGCTGCTAAGTAA
- the rbr gene encoding rubrerythrin produces the protein MKELKGTKTEANLKAAFAGESEARNKYTYYASKAKKEGFEQIAELFLETANNEKEHAKIWFKLLHDGIPDTKTNLLEAASGEHYEWTEMYAEFAKVAKEEGFDQIARLFEGVAKIEKEHEERYKKLLENVEGELVFTKDGDMIWQCSNCGHIQIGKKAPLKCPVCDHPQAYFRILATNY, from the coding sequence ATGAAGGAATTAAAAGGTACAAAAACGGAAGCTAACTTAAAAGCAGCTTTTGCTGGTGAGTCAGAAGCCAGAAACAAGTACACCTATTATGCTTCCAAGGCAAAAAAAGAAGGATTTGAACAAATTGCAGAGCTGTTTTTGGAAACAGCTAATAATGAGAAAGAACATGCTAAAATCTGGTTTAAACTGCTTCATGACGGTATCCCTGATACAAAGACAAATCTGTTAGAAGCCGCTTCTGGTGAACATTATGAATGGACTGAGATGTATGCTGAGTTTGCAAAAGTAGCAAAAGAAGAAGGTTTTGATCAGATTGCCAGATTATTTGAAGGTGTTGCTAAAATAGAAAAAGAGCATGAAGAAAGATACAAAAAATTATTAGAAAACGTTGAAGGTGAACTGGTATTTACCAAAGATGGAGATATGATATGGCAGTGCAGTAACTGCGGACATATTCAGATTGGGAAGAAAGCACCGTTAAAATGTCCGGTCTGTGACCATCCACAAGCATATTTCCGTATTTTGGCCACAAACTATTAA
- a CDS encoding methylglyoxal synthase: protein MLLDDFIYFQIGKKKNIALIAHDGKKQELVRWADKHKDVLKNHFLCGTGTTARLISEKTGLPVKGYNSGPLGGDQQIGSRIVEGNIDFVVFLWDPLESQPHDPDVKALLRIAVVYDIPVANNLATADFLLASKFMDEEYDRKVENFNKTMLTRIEKFSQPE, encoded by the coding sequence ATGTTATTAGATGATTTTATTTATTTTCAGATTGGTAAGAAAAAGAACATAGCACTCATTGCTCATGACGGAAAGAAGCAGGAGTTGGTTCGATGGGCAGATAAACATAAAGATGTTTTAAAAAATCATTTTCTTTGCGGTACAGGAACAACAGCAAGATTAATTTCTGAGAAGACAGGACTTCCGGTAAAAGGCTATAACAGCGGACCTTTAGGCGGTGACCAGCAGATTGGCTCAAGAATCGTAGAGGGAAATATTGATTTTGTGGTATTTTTATGGGATCCTTTGGAATCACAGCCTCATGATCCGGACGTAAAAGCATTACTTCGTATCGCAGTAGTTTATGATATTCCGGTAGCAAATAATCTGGCTACAGCGGACTTTTTACTGGCTTCTAAGTTTATGGATGAGGAATATGACCGAAAGGTTGAGAATTTTAACAAGACAATGCTTACAAGAATAGAAAAATTTTCTCAGCCTGAATAA
- a CDS encoding leucine-rich repeat domain-containing protein, translated as MRSKTLPNHNIFLVLFAIVIPLIYFNYSTQAQAKNTDAGFKIKDGVLIKYYGTEEKVTIPNSVTTIGNSAFYDVRTLKNLVIPKTVTSIGDKAFMECKNLQTVSIPDTVKEIGKEAFYQCPSIKSIKLPKTLISIGENAFGKCESLKSISQPTSIKTIGIDAFDGTPWLESEQKESSFVIIDHILISGKYAKGNITIPPNVTIIGAKAFSSNDAITHVKVPESVIEIGRQAFSLCDSLQKISIEGPIKTIELNTFEHCTSLTEILLPETLTTISGAAFIGCSNLNEITLPDSVTYLGGAAFKDCRNLTKITLSKSLEKIIKNTFAYCYNLKDISLPPSLKEITEYAFSDSSIERIMVPDTVTFIGTGAFAHCKQLVSVYLPDSITSIGDSAFWGCTSLTEITIPASITKIGYSAFYNTSWLKERQKENPLVTFGSILIDGSNAVGELTIPSTITTIAPRAFWENTKISAVTLPNSVKKIGDDAFSGCTNLEKVKLSDNLTAIENGVFKYCKSLQSIHLPENIKTIGSEAFYECNKIKSLVLPSSLTEIGSGAFSSCANLKEINIPEKVKTIPSNAFQFCSRLKSINLPNSVTAIEDSAFYDCTSLKTITIPSSVNTFKGSVFTGTPWLKERKKKDTFVVINGVLIGAADITGSIRIPDTVISIAEEAFSRQEKMTGIILPKNLKTIEKYTFSNCTKLKSITIPDTVTNIGSSSFSNCSSLTLIKLPKALKSIESFAFSGCSSLASITIPSKVTSIGYAAFSDCTSLKSIVIPSSVRTMGDGVFMRCYKQVTILCKKNSYIVQYAIRNGIKYKYN; from the coding sequence ATGAGGAGTAAAACATTACCAAATCACAACATATTTCTTGTTTTATTTGCTATTGTTATACCGTTAATTTATTTTAATTATTCAACACAGGCACAGGCAAAGAATACGGATGCTGGTTTTAAAATTAAAGATGGCGTGCTGATAAAATATTACGGTACTGAGGAAAAAGTTACTATTCCAAATTCCGTAACAACCATTGGCAATTCTGCCTTTTACGATGTCAGAACTTTGAAAAACTTAGTTATTCCTAAAACGGTCACAAGTATAGGCGACAAAGCCTTTATGGAATGCAAAAATCTGCAGACCGTTTCTATACCTGACACGGTAAAAGAAATCGGGAAAGAGGCGTTCTACCAATGCCCATCCATTAAAAGCATAAAACTTCCGAAGACCCTTATTTCTATTGGAGAAAACGCCTTTGGTAAATGTGAAAGTTTGAAAAGTATCTCACAGCCTACTTCTATCAAAACAATTGGAATAGATGCCTTTGATGGGACTCCTTGGTTAGAATCGGAGCAAAAAGAAAGTTCCTTCGTAATCATCGACCACATTCTAATCAGCGGCAAATATGCAAAAGGAAATATAACGATTCCACCGAATGTAACTATAATCGGCGCAAAAGCCTTCTCATCAAACGATGCGATTACACATGTTAAAGTACCTGAATCTGTCATTGAGATAGGAAGACAAGCTTTCTCTTTATGTGACAGTCTACAGAAAATATCCATAGAAGGCCCAATCAAAACCATCGAGTTAAATACCTTCGAGCACTGCACCTCCTTAACAGAAATCCTTCTGCCGGAAACCTTAACTACTATTAGTGGTGCTGCTTTTATAGGCTGTAGTAATCTAAACGAAATCACTCTTCCCGATTCTGTTACCTATCTAGGTGGTGCTGCTTTTAAGGATTGCAGGAATCTTACTAAGATTACCTTATCAAAAAGCTTGGAGAAAATTATCAAAAATACGTTTGCATACTGCTATAACTTAAAGGATATTTCCCTTCCTCCCTCCCTTAAGGAAATCACAGAGTATGCCTTTAGTGACAGCAGTATTGAGCGTATTATGGTACCAGATACCGTTACTTTCATTGGCACAGGAGCCTTTGCGCACTGTAAACAACTTGTTTCTGTTTACCTGCCCGATTCAATCACCTCAATCGGAGATAGTGCTTTTTGGGGGTGTACCTCTCTAACGGAGATAACGATCCCAGCTTCTATAACAAAAATCGGTTATTCTGCCTTTTATAATACTAGCTGGTTAAAGGAACGCCAAAAGGAAAACCCGTTGGTTACTTTTGGTAGTATATTAATTGATGGTAGTAATGCAGTAGGAGAGCTTACCATACCAAGTACGATAACTACTATTGCTCCTAGAGCTTTTTGGGAGAACACAAAAATTTCCGCCGTAACTCTTCCAAATAGTGTAAAAAAAATAGGGGATGACGCTTTTTCAGGATGCACTAACTTAGAAAAAGTAAAACTTTCAGACAATCTGACTGCAATTGAAAACGGTGTTTTTAAGTATTGTAAATCATTACAATCGATTCACTTGCCGGAAAATATAAAGACTATTGGTAGCGAGGCCTTCTACGAATGCAACAAAATAAAAAGTCTTGTGCTACCCTCCTCTCTTACCGAAATAGGTTCCGGGGCTTTTTCTTCCTGCGCCAACCTGAAAGAAATAAACATTCCAGAGAAGGTAAAAACCATTCCTTCCAATGCATTTCAGTTTTGCAGCCGTCTTAAAAGTATCAACCTGCCTAATTCTGTTACAGCAATTGAAGATAGCGCATTTTATGACTGCACCAGCTTAAAGACCATTACTATTCCCTCCTCCGTAAATACTTTTAAAGGTTCTGTATTTACAGGTACACCCTGGCTTAAGGAAAGAAAGAAGAAAGATACATTCGTTGTTATAAATGGTGTATTAATTGGAGCGGCTGATATAACCGGCAGCATACGTATTCCTGATACTGTAATATCCATCGCTGAAGAAGCCTTTAGTCGTCAAGAAAAAATGACTGGTATTATACTCCCTAAAAACTTAAAAACCATTGAAAAATATACCTTCTCCAACTGCACGAAATTAAAGAGTATAACCATTCCGGATACGGTAACCAATATTGGCTCTAGTTCCTTTTCTAACTGTAGCAGCTTAACCTTAATAAAGCTTCCAAAAGCATTAAAAAGCATTGAAAGTTTTGCTTTTTCCGGTTGCAGCAGCTTAGCCAGTATTACGATTCCGAGTAAAGTTACCAGTATCGGGTATGCGGCTTTTTCTGACTGCACTAGCTTAAAATCCATAGTAATTCCCAGTTCTGTAAGAACAATGGGGGATGGTGTTTTTATGAGATGTTACAAACAGGTAACCATTTTATGCAAAAAGAACTCTTATATTGTCCAATATGCAATTAGAAACGGTATCAAGTATAAGTACAATTAA
- a CDS encoding citrate/2-methylcitrate synthase, whose amino-acid sequence MNNIFSNITPEVLALSNLCAKNSAIDPYLYTKYDVKRGLRDVSGKGVLTGLTEIAEVRSHIIVDSEYVPCEGKLFYRGIDVEQIVEGFIEEDRYGFEEVTYLLLFGELPDKEALNNFTKLLEEYRSLPTSFVRDIIMKAPSRDMMNTLARSVLTLYSYDDQADDISLPNVMRQSLQLISLFPLLSVYGYQAFRHYHDGQSLFIHTPDPSLSTAELILHLLRPDSKYTPLEAKILDVALVLHAEHGGGNNSTFTTHVVSSAGTDTYSSVAASLGSLKGPKHGGANLKVVQMFEDMKNTIKDWEDEDEVRNYLSALLQKRAFDNAGLIYGIGHAVYSISDPRANIFKGFVNKLSVEKDRVAEFKLYNLVESLAPQVIAKERKMYKGVSANVDFYSGFVYSMLDLPIELYTPIFAIARISGWSAHRIEELFNANKIIRPAYKSVSSRKEYKNLSDR is encoded by the coding sequence ATGAATAACATTTTTTCCAACATTACCCCTGAAGTATTGGCATTGTCCAACTTATGTGCTAAAAATAGTGCAATTGACCCTTATCTTTATACTAAATATGATGTGAAACGCGGTTTAAGAGATGTCAGCGGTAAAGGTGTATTAACCGGACTTACCGAAATAGCAGAGGTTCGTTCCCACATTATTGTGGATTCCGAATATGTCCCTTGTGAAGGTAAGTTATTTTACCGTGGTATCGATGTAGAACAGATTGTAGAAGGCTTTATTGAGGAAGACCGTTACGGTTTTGAAGAAGTTACGTATTTATTGCTATTTGGTGAACTTCCGGATAAGGAGGCCTTAAATAATTTTACGAAATTATTAGAAGAATACCGCTCTCTTCCTACTTCTTTTGTAAGAGATATTATTATGAAGGCACCCAGCAGGGATATGATGAATACCCTTGCCAGAAGCGTCCTAACTCTTTATTCCTATGATGACCAGGCAGATGACATCTCCCTGCCTAACGTTATGAGACAGTCCTTACAGCTTATTTCTTTATTTCCACTACTTTCGGTCTATGGTTATCAGGCATTTCGTCATTATCATGATGGGCAGAGTCTGTTTATTCATACTCCTGACCCTTCCTTATCTACCGCAGAACTTATTTTACATCTGCTAAGACCAGACAGTAAGTATACACCATTAGAAGCTAAAATCCTTGACGTAGCTCTGGTGCTTCATGCGGAACATGGCGGTGGTAACAACTCAACCTTTACGACTCACGTAGTATCCTCAGCCGGTACCGATACCTATTCCTCTGTTGCCGCATCTCTTGGCTCCTTAAAAGGACCAAAGCATGGTGGCGCCAACTTAAAGGTGGTACAGATGTTTGAAGATATGAAAAATACCATTAAAGACTGGGAGGATGAAGACGAGGTACGTAATTATCTAAGTGCCCTTCTTCAAAAAAGAGCTTTTGACAATGCTGGCTTAATATATGGAATCGGGCATGCGGTATATTCCATCTCTGACCCGAGAGCAAATATTTTCAAAGGCTTTGTTAACAAATTATCGGTTGAAAAGGACAGAGTCGCTGAATTTAAGCTATATAACCTTGTAGAAAGTCTGGCTCCCCAAGTTATTGCCAAGGAGAGAAAGATGTACAAAGGAGTAAGTGCCAATGTGGATTTTTACAGTGGTTTTGTTTACAGCATGCTTGATTTGCCAATAGAACTTTATACTCCTATCTTTGCAATCGCCAGAATATCTGGCTGGAGCGCTCATAGAATTGAAGAGTTGTTTAATGCAAATAAAATCATCCGTCCGGCTTATAAGAGCGTATCTTCTCGTAAAGAGTATAAAAATCTATCAGACAGATAA
- a CDS encoding 2-hydroxyacid dehydrogenase: protein MNKICFFDTKPYDKVYFDTFKEKFDIEIDYFESKLNVDTAVMANGYEAVVAFVNDTIDTKTIDILYKGGVRIIAMRCAGYNNIDFKAAYDRIHVVRVPAYSPYAVAEHAMALLLTLNRKIHRAYNRTKEHNFSLVGLTGFDLHGKTMGVVGTGKIGRIFIDICKGFGMEVIAYDPYPAKDTDIQYVSFEELCKRSDIISLHCPLTKDTHHLIQKDALTIMKPGVVIINTSRGALINSEDLLNAIKEEKVGGAGLDVYEEETEFFYEDLSYSIMRDDILSGLISMPNVIVTSHQAFLTKEALSNIAEVTLQNLKDYFDGNGLENEICYQCTKQNHCDKNPHNRCF from the coding sequence ATGAATAAGATTTGTTTTTTTGATACAAAACCTTATGATAAGGTATATTTTGATACATTTAAAGAAAAGTTTGATATAGAAATAGATTATTTTGAATCAAAACTAAATGTGGATACTGCGGTTATGGCAAACGGCTATGAGGCGGTGGTAGCCTTTGTGAACGATACTATTGATACAAAAACCATTGATATCCTGTATAAGGGTGGTGTACGTATCATTGCCATGAGGTGTGCCGGTTATAATAACATTGATTTTAAGGCAGCTTATGATAGGATACACGTAGTAAGAGTTCCGGCCTACTCACCCTATGCAGTAGCGGAACATGCCATGGCACTGCTGCTTACTTTAAACCGTAAAATACACAGAGCTTATAACCGTACGAAAGAGCATAATTTCAGTCTGGTAGGATTGACAGGTTTTGACCTTCATGGTAAGACGATGGGTGTAGTAGGAACCGGTAAGATAGGAAGAATTTTTATTGACATCTGTAAAGGATTTGGTATGGAGGTTATCGCCTATGATCCATATCCAGCTAAGGATACGGATATTCAGTATGTATCCTTTGAAGAATTATGCAAACGTTCAGATATCATTTCCCTTCACTGCCCGCTGACAAAAGATACCCATCATCTCATTCAAAAAGATGCGCTTACAATAATGAAACCCGGGGTAGTTATAATTAATACCTCCAGAGGTGCATTAATAAACAGTGAAGATCTTCTAAATGCAATAAAAGAAGAGAAGGTTGGCGGAGCAGGGCTTGATGTATACGAAGAAGAAACGGAATTCTTTTATGAAGATTTGTCGTATTCCATTATGCGGGATGACATACTATCAGGCCTGATTTCCATGCCAAATGTAATTGTGACATCTCATCAGGCGTTCTTGACCAAAGAAGCTTTGAGTAATATAGCAGAAGTTACTTTGCAGAATCTAAAGGATTATTTTGATGGAAATGGTTTAGAGAATGAAATCTGTTATCAATGCACCAAACAGAATCATTGCGATAAAAACCCTCATAATCGCTGCTTTTAG
- a CDS encoding rubredoxin: MKYECPCGYVYDPEIGDPDSGIAPGTAWEDIPDDWTCPVCGLDKDSFTEV; the protein is encoded by the coding sequence ATGAAATATGAGTGTCCTTGCGGTTATGTTTATGATCCTGAGATAGGTGATCCAGATAGTGGAATAGCACCTGGCACAGCTTGGGAAGATATTCCTGATGATTGGACTTGCCCTGTTTGCGGATTAGACAAAGATTCATTTACAGAAGTTTAA
- a CDS encoding desulfoferrodoxin family protein, with translation MKREPKFFKCKHCGNIITLIHESGAPLVCCGEPIAELFANTTEAATEKHLPVVTVEGSTVTVAVGSVDHPMLEEHYIQWVYLETDKGLQVKYLEPGEKPTAVFELKDEKPVAAYEYCNLHGLWKTSI, from the coding sequence ATGAAAAGAGAACCTAAATTTTTTAAATGTAAACATTGTGGAAATATTATTACTTTAATTCATGAATCAGGAGCACCACTTGTCTGTTGTGGAGAACCGATTGCCGAATTATTTGCGAATACGACAGAAGCAGCTACAGAAAAGCATCTTCCGGTTGTAACGGTTGAAGGAAGTACAGTTACTGTTGCGGTTGGCAGCGTTGATCATCCTATGCTGGAAGAACACTATATACAGTGGGTATATCTTGAAACAGATAAGGGCCTTCAGGTGAAATACTTAGAGCCGGGGGAAAAACCAACAGCTGTTTTTGAATTAAAGGATGAAAAACCGGTAGCAGCTTATGAATACTGTAACCTTCATGGTTTATGGAAAACTTCTATCTAA
- a CDS encoding Crp/Fnr family transcriptional regulator has translation MLSEQDLTYIPQVLTFWDKLSQTQKNQILKNITPVHYEKGSRIHSGGSDCIGVLLIKKGNLRVYILSEDGKEITLYRLRDGNICILSASCILENITFDVHIDAESDCEVLLIDAITYQQLCASNIYAENFANKLVIDAFSDVMWAMEQVLFMSFDKRLAIFLSDEIARNQSDILELTHEQIAKYVGSAREVVSRMLKYFAQEGIVELSRGGVKVIDKKKLRELVI, from the coding sequence ATGTTATCAGAACAGGATTTAACTTATATACCTCAGGTGCTGACCTTTTGGGATAAATTGAGCCAAACACAAAAGAATCAGATATTAAAAAACATCACACCAGTACACTATGAAAAAGGAAGCAGAATCCACAGCGGAGGCAGTGATTGCATTGGAGTTCTACTTATTAAGAAAGGAAATCTCAGGGTATATATTCTGTCAGAGGATGGAAAAGAAATCACGTTATACCGTTTAAGAGATGGGAATATATGTATATTATCAGCTTCTTGTATACTTGAGAATATAACGTTTGATGTTCATATAGATGCAGAAAGTGATTGTGAAGTATTATTGATTGATGCCATAACGTATCAGCAGCTCTGTGCTTCTAACATATATGCTGAGAATTTCGCCAACAAGCTTGTAATCGATGCTTTTTCAGATGTTATGTGGGCAATGGAGCAGGTATTGTTTATGAGTTTTGATAAGAGATTAGCTATCTTTTTATCAGATGAAATAGCCAGAAACCAATCCGATATATTAGAACTAACCCATGAACAGATTGCAAAATATGTTGGCAGTGCCAGAGAGGTAGTGTCAAGAATGTTAAAATACTTTGCCCAGGAAGGGATTGTGGAACTTTCCAGAGGAGGGGTAAAGGTAATTGACAAGAAAAAACTCAGGGAGTTGGTTATATAA
- a CDS encoding right-handed parallel beta-helix repeat-containing protein, with the protein MRKRKRSIAMFMTCIMLASLLFVNAHLAKAATTYYYVSVSGNDSNDGLSKDKPFKTLTKALTKASAGTTIFVMNGTYSSSTTFKLTANGSSGSEIKILNYSGHAPVIDFSSQPYADSSRGFQIAGNYWIIAGLTIKNAGDNGIHISGNNNRVQDCFITGCGDTGLQMSNGASNNRITRVTSTYNYDSKTNGENADGFAAKLNVGPGNIFENCTALYNSDDGFDFYQAGNAVKVYNSEASYNGVSDGNGQGFKVGGNYTADNHYLENCKAIGNRSRGFDLNNNTGAITLVKCTGTSNNVNFNFPKAPSSGKHKFTDCISSNGKNKDVIVGATVVNCSFKQ; encoded by the coding sequence ATGAGGAAAAGAAAAAGAAGTATCGCTATGTTTATGACCTGCATCATGTTGGCTAGTTTGTTGTTTGTTAATGCTCATCTGGCAAAAGCTGCAACCACCTACTATTATGTTTCTGTAAGTGGAAATGATTCCAACGATGGCTTATCAAAAGACAAGCCCTTTAAGACTTTAACAAAAGCACTGACAAAGGCAAGTGCCGGAACTACCATATTTGTAATGAATGGTACATACAGCTCTTCCACCACCTTTAAACTAACTGCAAATGGCTCCAGTGGTTCAGAAATCAAGATATTAAATTATAGCGGACATGCTCCGGTAATTGATTTTTCCAGTCAGCCTTATGCGGACAGCTCCAGAGGTTTTCAGATAGCAGGAAATTACTGGATTATAGCAGGGCTCACGATAAAAAATGCAGGAGACAATGGGATACATATCAGTGGGAATAATAACCGTGTACAGGATTGCTTCATTACCGGCTGCGGAGATACGGGACTTCAGATGAGTAATGGAGCTTCTAATAACCGTATTACCAGAGTAACTTCTACTTATAATTATGACTCCAAAACAAATGGAGAGAATGCGGACGGATTTGCTGCAAAGCTGAATGTGGGACCTGGTAATATCTTTGAAAATTGTACGGCATTGTATAATTCAGATGATGGATTTGACTTTTACCAGGCTGGTAATGCTGTGAAGGTTTATAACAGTGAAGCATCTTACAATGGAGTTTCAGATGGGAATGGTCAGGGATTTAAAGTAGGCGGTAATTATACTGCTGACAACCATTATCTTGAGAATTGCAAAGCCATAGGAAACAGGTCGAGGGGGTTTGACCTTAACAATAATACGGGTGCTATAACACTTGTAAAATGCACCGGTACAAGTAATAATGTAAACTTTAATTTCCCGAAGGCACCTTCCTCAGGAAAACACAAATTTACAGATTGTATCTCGAGCAATGGAAAAAATAAAGATGTTATTGTAGGAGCAACAGTAGTTAATTGTTCCTTTAAACAATAA
- a CDS encoding FprA family A-type flavoprotein: MQVNNIAKETYQLSVNVENILFEGLWEMPNGVSLNSYIIKGEKTAIVDGVCGWDGVPESLFALLDKLNINPKDIEYLIVNHVEPDHSGWIEAFKKINKNFQVVCSKKGKELLSAFYGQTENITVVGEKDTLDLGNGHVITFTEIPNVHWPDTIAAFDTLTGTLFSCDAFGSFGKLEDKIYADQFSEEELKEYEKDTVRYYSNIVAHFSPQVKKAVAKCRELPVKQIAPGHGLIWREPAKIMDAYSDYADYQKGPARKEITFIWGSMYGMTETAVKHAIKMLEKKDITLHVHQVPKDSWGTVLTSAWTSTGIIVAMPTYEFKMFPPMGAVLEELGKKKVFNRKAFRFGSYGWSGGAQRELDEITTRLGMNWEFVEPVEFLGKSDEEVLSKISEQIDKLVSLVEEAVK, encoded by the coding sequence ATGCAGGTAAATAATATAGCTAAGGAAACCTATCAGCTTTCTGTTAATGTAGAGAATATATTATTTGAAGGTTTATGGGAAATGCCAAATGGAGTATCCTTAAACTCATATATCATAAAAGGTGAAAAAACAGCAATTGTTGATGGTGTGTGTGGTTGGGACGGGGTTCCGGAAAGCTTGTTTGCCTTATTGGACAAATTAAATATTAATCCAAAGGATATTGAATACTTAATTGTTAACCATGTGGAGCCAGACCATTCCGGTTGGATTGAAGCTTTTAAAAAGATAAATAAGAATTTTCAGGTTGTTTGCAGTAAAAAAGGTAAGGAATTACTTAGCGCATTCTATGGACAGACAGAAAACATTACAGTAGTAGGTGAGAAGGATACGCTTGACTTAGGAAACGGACATGTGATAACCTTTACCGAAATTCCCAATGTGCACTGGCCGGATACCATTGCAGCATTTGATACTCTTACAGGTACTTTATTCTCTTGTGACGCTTTTGGTTCTTTTGGAAAATTAGAGGACAAGATTTATGCAGACCAGTTTAGTGAAGAAGAGCTGAAAGAATATGAGAAGGATACAGTAAGGTATTATTCCAATATCGTAGCCCACTTTTCGCCTCAGGTTAAAAAAGCAGTGGCAAAATGCAGAGAATTACCGGTTAAGCAGATTGCCCCGGGACATGGTCTGATATGGAGAGAGCCGGCGAAGATTATGGATGCCTATTCTGATTACGCAGATTATCAGAAAGGACCTGCCAGAAAAGAAATTACTTTTATCTGGGGTTCTATGTATGGTATGACGGAAACAGCCGTAAAGCATGCCATAAAAATGTTAGAGAAGAAGGACATTACACTTCATGTACATCAGGTGCCTAAAGATTCCTGGGGAACTGTATTAACCTCAGCCTGGACATCAACAGGAATTATTGTAGCAATGCCTACCTATGAATTTAAGATGTTCCCTCCAATGGGAGCTGTGTTAGAAGAATTAGGTAAGAAAAAAGTATTTAATCGTAAAGCATTCCGCTTCGGTTCTTATGGTTGGTCTGGTGGTGCTCAAAGAGAACTTGATGAGATAACCACAAGGCTTGGTATGAACTGGGAGTTTGTTGAACCTGTCGAATTCCTTGGTAAATCGGATGAAGAGGTACTGTCAAAAATCAGTGAACAGATTGATAAACTGGTTAGTCTGGTAGAAGAAGCAGTAAAATAA